The following coding sequences are from one Shewanella putrefaciens window:
- a CDS encoding YchE family NAAT transporter, which produces MELTLYVKFFLGLVAIINPIGLLPVFVSLTSHQTEAERNHTGKVANFAVVVILLVTIVAGQHILNMFSISLSAFRIAGGSLIAIIAMSMLQGKLGEVKRNQEEDRESSAMESVAVVPLALPLMAGPGAISSVIVFAAEHNSLSNFIAMFITVIIFGLVSFALFRMASIIYKILGKTGINVITRLMGLLMLSIGIEVIAAGIKGLFPQLFS; this is translated from the coding sequence TTGGAGTTAACACTTTACGTTAAATTTTTTCTTGGCCTCGTTGCCATCATCAATCCGATTGGATTGCTGCCCGTATTTGTGAGTTTGACCAGTCATCAAACAGAAGCGGAGCGAAACCATACCGGAAAAGTGGCTAACTTTGCGGTAGTGGTTATCTTGCTGGTAACCATCGTTGCGGGTCAGCATATTTTAAATATGTTCAGTATCTCACTTTCGGCTTTTAGGATTGCGGGCGGTAGCTTGATAGCCATTATTGCCATGTCGATGTTGCAGGGTAAGTTAGGCGAGGTGAAACGCAACCAAGAGGAAGACCGCGAATCCTCTGCGATGGAATCCGTTGCTGTGGTGCCCTTAGCGTTACCTTTAATGGCAGGGCCAGGTGCCATTAGCTCTGTTATCGTGTTTGCCGCTGAACATAATTCCTTATCCAATTTTATTGCGATGTTCATTACCGTGATTATTTTTGGGCTAGTGAGTTTTGCCCTGTTTAGAATGGCTTCCATTATTTATAAAATTTTAGGTAAAACAGGTATTAACGTGATTACCCGCTTGATGGGACTCTTGATGTTATCTATCGGAATTGAAGTGATCGCGGCAGGTATTAAAGGGCTTTTCCCTCAATTGTTCAGCTAA
- the adhE gene encoding bifunctional acetaldehyde-CoA/alcohol dehydrogenase, translating to MLVTNAQELDLMVERVAKAQAEYATFSQEQVDAIFRAAALAAADARISLAKMAAAETRMGVIEDKVIKNHFASEYIYNKYKDEKTCGILSEDLTFGTITIAEPVGIICGIVPTTNPTSTAIFKALISLKTRNAIIFSPHPRAKASTTTAAKLVLDAAVAAGAPKDIIGWIDEPSVALSNQLMTHPKVNLILATGGPGMVKAAYSSGKPAIGVGAGNTPIVIDETADIKRAVSSILMSKTFDNGVVCASEQAVIVVDSIYEQVKERFASHGGYILSASETAAMQNVILKNGGLNADIVGQSAASIAKMAGVEVPHWTKVLIGEVTDISESEAFAHEKLSPLLGMYRAKDFNDAVDQAEALVALGGIGHTSGLYTDQDTQTERVKTFGFRMKTARILINTPASQGGIGDLYNFKLAPSLTLGCGSWGGNSISENVGPSHLINKKTVAKRAENMLWHKLPSSIYFRRGSLPIALEELSDKKRALIVTDRFLFNQGYCNETIRILKAQGLETEIFYDVEADPTLAIVRQGAKVACSFKPDVIIALGGGSPMDAAKIIWVMYEHPEVDFADLALRFMDIRKRIYKFPKMGTKAMMVAIPTTSGTGSEVTPFAVVTDEQTGKKYPIADYQLTPNMAIVDPNLVMDMPKSLTAFGGIDAVTHALEAYVSVMANEYSDGQALQALDLLCKYLPDAYNLGAQSPVAREKVHNGATIAGIAFANAFLGICHSMAHKLGAEFHLAHGLANALLINNVIRFNATDLPTKQAAFSQYDRPKALCRYAAIADHLKLGGKSDEEKVEKLLEKITQLKKTIGIPASIQEAGVNEADFLAKLDVLAEDAFDDQCTGANPRYPLISELKQLLLDSYYGRDYSDNN from the coding sequence ATGTTAGTGACCAATGCACAAGAACTGGATCTGATGGTCGAGCGTGTCGCCAAGGCACAGGCCGAGTATGCAACCTTCAGTCAAGAACAAGTGGATGCGATATTTCGCGCAGCCGCCCTCGCCGCTGCGGATGCGCGTATCTCGCTAGCCAAAATGGCAGCGGCAGAAACACGTATGGGTGTTATTGAGGACAAGGTGATCAAAAACCACTTTGCCTCTGAATATATTTACAACAAGTATAAAGATGAGAAAACCTGCGGTATTTTGTCTGAAGATCTCACCTTTGGCACAATCACTATCGCCGAGCCCGTTGGCATTATTTGCGGCATAGTGCCCACGACTAACCCGACATCTACGGCAATATTCAAGGCCTTGATTAGCCTTAAAACCCGCAATGCCATTATTTTTTCGCCCCATCCAAGGGCTAAAGCCTCAACCACCACTGCCGCAAAATTAGTGCTTGATGCTGCCGTGGCCGCTGGCGCACCGAAAGATATTATTGGCTGGATTGATGAGCCTAGCGTCGCACTATCAAATCAGCTAATGACTCACCCTAAGGTTAATTTGATCCTTGCCACAGGTGGCCCAGGTATGGTGAAAGCCGCCTACTCCTCAGGTAAACCTGCCATTGGTGTGGGCGCAGGAAATACCCCTATCGTTATCGATGAAACCGCCGATATAAAACGCGCGGTGAGCTCTATATTGATGTCCAAAACCTTTGATAACGGGGTGGTTTGCGCATCTGAGCAAGCCGTGATCGTTGTCGATAGCATTTATGAGCAAGTGAAAGAACGCTTCGCAAGCCATGGGGGTTATATCTTATCGGCAAGTGAAACCGCGGCAATGCAAAACGTCATCCTCAAAAATGGTGGCTTAAATGCCGATATCGTGGGGCAAAGTGCGGCGAGTATTGCCAAAATGGCGGGGGTTGAAGTACCTCATTGGACTAAGGTACTGATTGGTGAAGTGACTGATATTAGTGAAAGCGAAGCCTTCGCCCATGAAAAATTATCGCCACTGCTTGGTATGTACCGCGCCAAAGACTTTAACGATGCCGTCGATCAAGCCGAAGCCTTAGTTGCACTTGGGGGGATTGGCCATACATCAGGACTTTACACCGACCAAGACACTCAAACAGAACGCGTTAAAACCTTTGGTTTTAGAATGAAAACCGCACGAATTTTAATCAACACTCCCGCATCACAAGGTGGTATTGGCGATCTCTATAACTTTAAATTGGCCCCATCTCTCACCCTCGGTTGCGGCTCTTGGGGCGGCAACTCGATTTCAGAAAACGTGGGTCCAAGTCATTTGATCAACAAAAAAACCGTCGCTAAGAGGGCCGAAAACATGCTGTGGCACAAGCTTCCTTCATCTATTTATTTCCGCCGTGGCAGTCTTCCTATCGCCCTTGAGGAATTAAGTGATAAAAAACGCGCGCTTATCGTCACGGATAGATTTTTGTTCAACCAAGGTTATTGCAATGAAACCATTCGTATTTTAAAGGCTCAGGGCTTAGAAACTGAAATTTTCTATGATGTCGAAGCCGATCCCACCTTAGCCATTGTGCGCCAAGGGGCAAAGGTTGCCTGTAGTTTTAAACCCGATGTCATCATCGCCCTCGGCGGTGGCTCACCCATGGATGCCGCCAAGATTATTTGGGTGATGTACGAACATCCTGAGGTTGATTTTGCCGATCTCGCATTGCGCTTTATGGATATCCGTAAACGTATCTACAAATTCCCCAAAATGGGCACAAAAGCCATGATGGTGGCTATTCCGACAACCTCAGGCACAGGCTCAGAAGTCACACCTTTTGCGGTAGTTACCGATGAGCAAACAGGTAAAAAATACCCCATTGCTGATTATCAACTCACGCCCAATATGGCGATTGTTGACCCCAATCTTGTGATGGATATGCCTAAGTCACTCACCGCCTTTGGTGGCATTGATGCAGTAACCCATGCACTTGAAGCCTATGTTAGCGTAATGGCGAATGAGTACAGCGATGGCCAAGCACTGCAAGCCCTCGATTTACTGTGCAAATATTTGCCGGATGCCTATAACTTAGGTGCACAATCCCCAGTCGCCCGTGAAAAGGTTCATAATGGTGCCACCATTGCGGGTATCGCCTTTGCTAACGCCTTCCTCGGTATCTGCCACTCGATGGCCCATAAACTCGGTGCCGAGTTTCATCTCGCCCACGGCTTAGCCAATGCGCTGCTGATCAACAATGTGATACGTTTTAACGCAACGGATCTGCCCACAAAGCAAGCGGCGTTTAGCCAATATGACAGACCCAAAGCCTTGTGCCGTTATGCAGCCATCGCCGACCATTTGAAACTAGGCGGAAAATCGGATGAAGAGAAAGTGGAAAAACTGCTTGAGAAAATCACACAGCTCAAGAAGACGATTGGCATTCCTGCTTCTATCCAAGAAGCCGGTGTCAACGAAGCCGACTTCCTCGCCAAGTTAGATGTACTCGCCGAAGATGCCTTTGACGATCAATGCACAGGTGCCAACCCACGTTACCCATTGATTAGCGAGTTAAAACAGTTATTACTCGATAGTTACTATGGTCGCGATTATAGCGATAACAACTAG
- a CDS encoding methyl-accepting chemotaxis protein, which translates to MKWQWIGNLSLKQKLLMVVLPPLIACFLYGALFLTEKFKYRQDLQLVVQLSELAVTNSNLVHELQKERGMSAGFIGSGGKAFAGKIPEQRRLTDSQLKLYQSFIAENALPELFAPKLRELNTQLGRLAGIRSQTDSLSISVAEEVAYYTDLNKILLAIVDETAKAGANQEIAIKAAAFSAYLQMKERAGIERAVLSSTFGQYGFKPQVYARFITLVSEQNSYLERFQALATPELVQAVSRIQNSNEVREVEALRQIALEQDNQKIQQQSPEEWFTKSTARIDSLRDFEQQVSTDLLKTTHKRLQSANEHMFFVLATLTLVLTLVLIFSLSVIRYLHDSVHHLYSTITQARKNYDLSVRLTHSSSDEFGELAIAFNDMMSDFENVILQVRASGAKLQQAVKQMDLCTHAMEQDVMEGHSEAEQVASAMTEMSATVAEIASNAVQASEASSAANQEAKAGNIEVGRTSNAIKALADDISGASQAINELDREIHGIVVVLDVISSIAEQTNLLALNAAIEAARAGEMGRGFAVVADEVRNLAQRSQTSTADIKNMTDRLKSGASIAVKAMERGLTQANISVQEAEQAGIELKRVVEQVDIIDRMNEQIATATHEQSAVSEDVNRNALKISEIYLNTQRISDELRELTKALTFDADLMSKEVHKFTVN; encoded by the coding sequence ATGAAATGGCAATGGATTGGTAATCTCAGCTTAAAACAGAAGTTGCTTATGGTTGTGTTACCACCGTTAATTGCGTGCTTTCTTTACGGTGCACTCTTTCTCACTGAAAAATTTAAGTACCGTCAAGATTTACAACTTGTTGTACAGTTGAGTGAACTGGCGGTGACGAACAGTAATTTAGTGCACGAATTACAGAAAGAACGCGGTATGAGTGCCGGTTTTATTGGCTCAGGTGGAAAGGCTTTTGCTGGAAAGATACCTGAACAGAGACGCTTGACCGATAGCCAACTCAAGCTTTATCAATCTTTTATTGCTGAAAATGCATTACCTGAATTATTTGCTCCAAAGCTAAGAGAATTAAACACTCAGTTAGGTCGATTAGCGGGGATCCGTTCCCAAACAGACAGTTTGTCTATTAGTGTGGCAGAGGAAGTCGCGTACTACACAGATCTGAATAAGATCTTATTAGCCATAGTGGATGAGACCGCCAAGGCGGGCGCTAACCAAGAAATTGCGATTAAAGCTGCGGCGTTTAGCGCATACCTACAGATGAAAGAGCGAGCAGGAATTGAGCGTGCTGTGCTTAGCTCAACCTTTGGACAATATGGTTTTAAACCACAGGTTTACGCAAGATTTATTACACTCGTTTCTGAGCAAAATAGCTATTTAGAGCGTTTTCAAGCCTTAGCTACTCCAGAACTTGTGCAAGCAGTGAGCCGCATTCAAAACTCTAATGAAGTACGTGAAGTTGAAGCATTACGTCAAATTGCGCTTGAGCAAGATAACCAAAAGATCCAACAACAAAGTCCTGAAGAGTGGTTCACTAAATCAACGGCGCGTATTGATAGCTTGCGAGATTTTGAACAGCAGGTATCAACAGATTTACTCAAAACCACCCATAAACGACTACAATCTGCCAATGAGCATATGTTTTTTGTGTTGGCGACATTAACATTGGTACTCACACTCGTATTGATTTTTAGCTTATCAGTGATCCGCTACTTACATGATAGTGTTCATCACTTATATTCAACCATTACCCAAGCCCGTAAAAATTATGATCTAAGCGTACGTTTAACTCATTCGAGTTCCGATGAGTTTGGTGAGCTTGCCATTGCATTTAATGACATGATGAGCGATTTTGAAAATGTGATTTTGCAGGTGCGTGCCAGTGGCGCTAAATTACAACAAGCCGTTAAGCAAATGGATTTGTGTACTCATGCTATGGAGCAGGATGTCATGGAAGGGCACAGCGAAGCTGAACAAGTCGCTTCGGCGATGACAGAAATGAGTGCCACCGTCGCTGAAATCGCAAGCAACGCAGTGCAAGCCTCTGAAGCATCAAGTGCAGCGAATCAAGAGGCCAAGGCAGGGAATATTGAAGTCGGCCGAACAAGCAACGCCATTAAAGCCCTTGCAGATGACATCAGTGGCGCTTCTCAAGCAATCAATGAATTAGATCGCGAAATTCACGGTATTGTGGTGGTATTAGATGTGATCAGCAGTATTGCAGAACAAACTAATTTACTCGCACTCAATGCCGCGATTGAAGCCGCCCGTGCAGGTGAAATGGGGCGTGGCTTTGCCGTGGTCGCCGATGAGGTTCGAAATTTAGCGCAACGCTCGCAAACGTCGACGGCAGACATTAAAAATATGACAGACAGGTTAAAATCGGGAGCGAGTATTGCTGTAAAAGCAATGGAGCGAGGGTTAACACAAGCCAATATCAGTGTTCAAGAAGCAGAGCAAGCGGGAATAGAACTTAAGCGTGTTGTAGAACAAGTGGACATTATTGATCGTATGAACGAACAAATTGCCACAGCAACCCATGAACAATCCGCTGTATCTGAAGATGTGAATCGTAATGCGTTGAAGATAAGTGAGATTTATCTCAATACCCAAAGAATTTCCGATGAATTACGTGAGCTAACAAAAGCACTCACATTTGACGCGGATCTTATGTCTAAAGAAGTGCATAAATTTACGGTGAATTAA
- a CDS encoding fumarate hydratase has translation MSSHPKMSENAVIKQADFIESVADALQYISYYHPKDFVDAMSEAYEREQSAAAKDAIAQILINSRMSAEGKRPLCQDTGIVTTFVKVGMGVKWDKTDMTIQEMVDEGVRRAYTNPDNPLRASIVSDPAGSRKNTKDNTPSVVHIDMVPGNHIEVAIAAKGGGSENKAKMVMLNPSDDIAAWVEKTLPTMGAGWCPPGMLGIGIGGTAEKAAVLAKEALMESVDIHELLARGAQTTEEKLRLDIFERANNLGIGAQGLGGLTTVLDVKIKSAPTHAASKPVVMIPNCAATRHVHFHLDGSGPAELTPPSLADWPEITREVGDDVRRVNLDTVTQADIEQWQSGETILLSGKMLTGRDAAHKRIQSLIESGEGLPEGVDFTGKFIYYVGPVDPVGTEVVGPAGPTTATRMDKFTDLMLEKTGLMGMIGKAERGPATVESIKKHKAVYLMAVGGAAYLVSKAIKHSRVVAFADLGMEAIYEFDVQDMPVTVAVDSHGVNAHETGPAIWKVNIANAKA, from the coding sequence ATGTCATCTCACCCTAAAATGTCTGAAAATGCTGTTATTAAACAAGCCGACTTTATTGAAAGTGTGGCGGATGCCCTGCAATACATTTCTTATTACCACCCAAAGGATTTTGTTGATGCCATGAGCGAAGCTTATGAGCGTGAACAAAGTGCTGCGGCGAAGGATGCGATTGCCCAGATCTTAATTAACTCGCGTATGTCGGCCGAAGGTAAGCGTCCTTTGTGTCAAGACACGGGGATTGTGACCACGTTTGTAAAAGTGGGTATGGGTGTAAAGTGGGACAAAACCGATATGACGATTCAGGAAATGGTCGACGAAGGTGTTCGTCGTGCCTATACCAATCCTGATAACCCACTGCGCGCATCAATAGTGTCAGATCCTGCGGGCAGCCGTAAAAATACCAAAGATAACACCCCATCTGTGGTGCATATCGACATGGTGCCTGGTAACCACATCGAAGTGGCGATTGCGGCTAAAGGCGGCGGCAGTGAAAACAAAGCTAAGATGGTGATGTTAAACCCATCTGACGATATCGCCGCTTGGGTAGAAAAAACGCTACCGACCATGGGCGCGGGCTGGTGTCCACCGGGTATGCTGGGTATAGGTATTGGCGGCACGGCGGAAAAAGCGGCCGTATTAGCCAAAGAAGCGCTGATGGAAAGCGTGGATATCCATGAGTTGCTCGCCCGTGGCGCGCAAACGACCGAAGAAAAACTGCGTTTAGACATTTTTGAGCGTGCGAATAATTTAGGCATAGGTGCGCAAGGTCTTGGCGGTTTAACCACAGTGTTAGACGTTAAAATCAAATCGGCGCCTACCCATGCGGCATCTAAACCTGTGGTGATGATCCCCAACTGCGCGGCTACACGCCACGTGCATTTCCATTTAGACGGTTCAGGTCCTGCGGAATTAACGCCGCCATCATTGGCCGATTGGCCAGAAATTACCCGTGAAGTGGGTGATGATGTGCGCCGCGTTAACTTAGATACTGTCACTCAAGCGGATATCGAGCAGTGGCAGAGCGGTGAAACCATTCTGCTCAGCGGTAAAATGTTGACTGGTCGTGATGCTGCTCATAAGCGCATTCAAAGCCTCATCGAAAGCGGTGAAGGTCTGCCAGAAGGCGTGGACTTTACCGGTAAGTTTATTTACTACGTTGGCCCAGTTGATCCCGTTGGCACTGAAGTTGTCGGTCCTGCGGGCCCAACCACTGCAACTCGTATGGATAAATTCACTGACTTAATGTTAGAGAAAACGGGCTTGATGGGCATGATAGGTAAAGCTGAGCGTGGCCCTGCAACAGTTGAATCGATCAAAAAACATAAAGCGGTATATCTAATGGCCGTTGGCGGCGCTGCGTATTTAGTGTCTAAAGCGATTAAACATTCTCGCGTCGTGGCCTTTGCTGATTTGGGCATGGAAGCGATTTACGAGTTTGACGTGCAAGATATGCCAGTGACTGTGGCAGTGGATTCACATGGCGTGAACGCCCATGAAACGGGCCCTGCGATTTGGAAAGTGAATATCGCCAACGCGAAAGCGTAA
- a CDS encoding M14 family metallopeptidase: protein MANLTFYPIGTAGEKWGEAEKAAWLASTQIKRSYQDDVVMPLKRMEAELTALGLATVQYGSLSIDPLRYPLLAVTTQKFDSQKPTVLVTGGVHGYETSGVHGALAFLANQAANYVQQVNLVVAVCVSPWGYETINRWNPKAIDPNRSFYANSPAEESAALMALVASVEQGFDLHVDLHETTDSDELEFRPALCARDGIEYEKGTIPDGFYAVGDTENPMDAFQKAIIDGVSKVTHIAPADEKGEIIGSTVVQDGVINYPLKKLGLCSSVTGCAYNTTTEVYPDSPSTTPAECNLAQVAAITSAIDYVLAQR from the coding sequence ATGGCAAATTTAACCTTTTATCCCATCGGCACAGCTGGCGAAAAATGGGGCGAGGCCGAAAAAGCCGCTTGGCTTGCAAGTACCCAAATCAAGCGTTCATATCAGGACGATGTCGTGATGCCACTTAAGAGGATGGAGGCTGAGCTTACGGCACTTGGGCTTGCCACAGTGCAATATGGCTCGCTTTCGATTGATCCACTGCGTTATCCATTGCTTGCAGTTACAACGCAGAAATTTGATAGCCAAAAACCAACCGTGCTGGTGACGGGCGGTGTGCATGGGTACGAGACCAGTGGCGTTCACGGTGCATTAGCCTTCTTAGCCAATCAAGCGGCGAATTATGTGCAACAGGTGAATTTAGTGGTTGCCGTGTGCGTGAGCCCTTGGGGTTATGAGACGATTAATCGCTGGAATCCTAAGGCTATCGATCCTAATCGTTCATTTTATGCCAATAGTCCAGCAGAAGAATCGGCAGCCTTGATGGCTCTGGTCGCTTCAGTAGAACAAGGTTTTGATCTGCATGTGGATTTACATGAAACTACCGATTCAGACGAATTAGAATTTCGCCCAGCGCTTTGCGCCCGTGATGGGATTGAATATGAAAAAGGCACAATCCCCGATGGTTTTTATGCCGTGGGTGATACCGAAAATCCAATGGATGCATTCCAAAAGGCCATTATCGACGGTGTGAGCAAAGTGACCCATATTGCACCCGCCGATGAGAAAGGGGAGATCATCGGCTCGACTGTGGTTCAGGACGGAGTGATCAATTACCCGTTGAAAAAGCTAGGCTTATGCAGCAGCGTGACGGGTTGTGCCTATAACACTACGACAGAAGTTTACCCTGATAGCCCATCGACAACGCCAGCGGAATGTAATTTGGCACAGGTAGCGGCAATCACTAGCGCTATTGATTATGTGTTGGCACAGCGTTAA
- a CDS encoding dipeptidyl-peptidase 5, with translation MKIAPLLIALSATGLAYSVQAAEPTPFSVQQLIKLNKMHSTTVSHDGTKLVYGLKTVNEKGEASSDLYLLDLTQANAKPLQLTSAAGTEHDVSFANDDKSIYFLASRNGSSQLFQLPLTGGEAVQVSDLPLDIDSYKLSNDGKQIVLSMRVFPECKDLACSKDKFTAESERKSTGREYKQLMVRHWDTWEDHARNHLFVGALNGEKLTKVVDITQGLDTETPPKPFSGMEEVTFTPDGKYVVYSAKAPSKDQAWTTNYDLWQVPVTGGTATNLTKDNLAWDAQPTFSSDGRYMAYLAMKKPGFEADRYAIMLRDTNTGQSKEVAPLWDRSPSSLMFGPDNRTLYVTAQDMGQVSIFQINTQFGDVQSIYSDGTNSLIAVTNDQLIFDSKTLVEPGDLYSITTDGQGLKRLTEVNKDKLAKIKFGEFQQFSFKGWNNEDVYGYWIKPANYQEGKKYPIAYLVHGGPQGSFGNSFSGRWNAQLWAGAGYGVVMVDFHGSTGYGQAFTDSISQDWGGKPLEDLQKGLTAVSQQQKWLDPQNACALGGSYGGYMMNWIQGNWNDGFKCLVNHAGLFDMRSMYYVTEEVWFPEYEFGGTYSDNKALYEKFNPVNYVENWKTPMLVIHGEKDFRVPYGQGLASFSYMQRKGIPSELLIFPDENHWILKPENLEQWYANVFRWMDSWTKQ, from the coding sequence ATGAAAATAGCTCCTCTCCTCATCGCGTTAAGCGCTACAGGTTTGGCGTACTCAGTCCAAGCGGCTGAACCAACGCCTTTTTCTGTGCAACAGCTGATTAAACTCAATAAAATGCATTCAACAACGGTGTCCCACGATGGGACTAAGTTGGTCTATGGCCTTAAAACGGTAAATGAAAAGGGAGAGGCCAGTTCAGATTTATATTTGTTAGATTTGACTCAAGCCAATGCAAAGCCGTTGCAACTGACCTCTGCCGCGGGTACTGAGCACGATGTGAGTTTTGCAAATGACGATAAATCGATTTATTTCCTTGCGAGCCGCAATGGTTCAAGCCAGCTTTTTCAACTGCCATTAACGGGCGGTGAAGCGGTACAAGTTTCTGATTTACCTTTGGATATTGATAGCTATAAGCTATCAAATGACGGTAAACAAATCGTACTTAGCATGCGTGTCTTTCCTGAATGTAAAGATTTAGCCTGTTCTAAGGATAAATTTACCGCCGAATCTGAGCGTAAATCGACTGGCCGTGAATACAAGCAGTTGATGGTTCGCCATTGGGACACTTGGGAAGATCATGCCCGCAACCACTTATTTGTGGGTGCATTAAACGGCGAGAAACTCACCAAGGTTGTGGATATTACCCAAGGTTTAGACACTGAAACACCACCAAAGCCTTTTTCAGGTATGGAGGAAGTGACCTTTACCCCAGACGGTAAATATGTGGTTTATAGCGCTAAAGCGCCGAGTAAAGATCAAGCGTGGACGACTAACTACGATCTATGGCAAGTGCCAGTGACGGGTGGGACCGCAACTAACTTAACCAAAGACAATTTGGCATGGGATGCGCAGCCGACCTTTTCGAGCGATGGCCGTTATATGGCCTATTTAGCGATGAAAAAGCCCGGATTTGAAGCGGATCGCTACGCGATAATGCTACGTGATACCAATACAGGCCAGTCTAAGGAAGTAGCGCCACTTTGGGACAGAAGCCCAAGTTCACTGATGTTTGGCCCTGATAATCGTACTTTATATGTTACAGCACAGGATATGGGGCAAGTCTCTATTTTCCAAATTAATACCCAATTTGGTGATGTGCAATCCATCTACAGTGACGGTACTAACAGCTTGATCGCCGTGACTAATGATCAATTAATTTTTGATAGCAAAACCTTAGTTGAGCCTGGCGATCTCTATAGCATCACGACCGATGGTCAAGGTCTTAAGCGTTTAACTGAAGTCAACAAAGATAAGCTGGCTAAGATTAAATTCGGCGAGTTTCAACAATTTAGTTTTAAAGGTTGGAACAACGAAGACGTTTATGGCTATTGGATCAAACCTGCCAACTACCAAGAAGGTAAAAAATACCCGATTGCTTACTTAGTGCATGGTGGGCCGCAAGGTTCATTTGGCAATAGTTTTAGCGGTCGTTGGAATGCCCAATTATGGGCGGGTGCAGGTTATGGCGTCGTCATGGTGGATTTCCACGGCTCTACTGGTTACGGTCAGGCCTTTACTGATTCAATCAGCCAAGATTGGGGTGGTAAGCCATTAGAAGATCTGCAAAAAGGCCTAACCGCGGTGAGCCAGCAACAAAAATGGCTCGATCCGCAAAACGCCTGTGCGCTCGGTGGTTCCTACGGTGGTTACATGATGAACTGGATCCAAGGTAACTGGAACGATGGCTTTAAGTGCCTCGTTAACCATGCTGGTCTGTTCGATATGCGCTCTATGTACTATGTGACAGAAGAAGTGTGGTTCCCAGAGTATGAATTTGGTGGCACTTACTCAGATAACAAAGCCTTATATGAGAAGTTTAACCCAGTGAATTATGTTGAAAACTGGAAAACACCCATGTTAGTGATCCACGGTGAGAAAGACTTCCGTGTACCCTATGGTCAAGGGTTAGCGTCATTTAGCTATATGCAACGTAAGGGTATTCCATCGGAGTTGCTGATTTTCCCCGATGAAAACCACTGGATCCTAAAACCTGAAAACTTAGAGCAGTGGTATGCCAACGTATTCCGTTGGATGGATAGCTGGACTAAGCAGTAA
- a CDS encoding GNAT family N-acetyltransferase: protein MNIRAATLTDIPEISVLITQLTQDFIAPTCTAEGAAILVNAMSIEAIGSYFAMGYQYHVAITDSGQLAGVVGMKANSHLYHLFVASHAQGQGVARMLWEHAKTQCLTQGNPGIFTVNSALNAQAVYLGFGFVPLGPERERGGIRDIPMQLTL, encoded by the coding sequence ATGAATATTCGAGCCGCAACCTTAACTGATATCCCTGAAATAAGCGTATTAATCACTCAATTAACCCAAGATTTTATCGCCCCAACTTGCACTGCAGAGGGTGCTGCAATCTTAGTTAATGCCATGTCGATTGAAGCGATTGGTAGCTACTTTGCTATGGGTTATCAGTACCATGTCGCTATAACGGACTCGGGCCAACTCGCAGGTGTGGTGGGGATGAAGGCGAATAGCCACTTATACCATCTGTTTGTCGCCTCCCATGCACAGGGGCAAGGCGTAGCGCGAATGTTGTGGGAACATGCTAAAACTCAATGTTTAACCCAAGGTAATCCGGGCATATTTACCGTGAACTCGGCATTGAATGCGCAAGCTGTGTATTTAGGCTTTGGCTTTGTGCCCCTAGGACCCGAGCGAGAGCGCGGCGGGATCCGCGATATTCCCATGCAGCTGACGCTTTAG